Proteins from a genomic interval of Equus quagga isolate Etosha38 chromosome 11, UCLA_HA_Equagga_1.0, whole genome shotgun sequence:
- the ZNF232 gene encoding LOW QUALITY PROTEIN: zinc finger protein 232 (The sequence of the model RefSeq protein was modified relative to this genomic sequence to represent the inferred CDS: inserted 5 bases in 3 codons; substituted 1 base at 1 genomic stop codon) gives MKKKKNDDFLCYRVPLEDSSRYGPSPELVQARMAVSPTAAEILALQGRQDQEKIMTMTMEPKEEEQAWGYEPRLHGHHSPSQEIFCGRFRQLCHQETPGPREAGVLCCEWLRPDRHTKEQILELLVLEQFLTILPGELQSCVRGHHPESREEAVTVLEGLEKGLEEAGLQVPGPAHGLAQEEPWEEKAPLGAAQEAPSIRLQPQETQPFPESEQGCLHFPPVVVEDDPEPKDRGSLAQPPITGVESQVFSEKPTTGTSAFEASSEVEGALEQQQRNPEVEGLRRCPAQGKSFGXLVVTHXGKLQHECRECGKAFXYSSHLIIHQRIHSGEKPFRCSDCGKTFNQSSNLIQRQRSHTGEKPYECSACGKSFRWRARVVQHRRIHSGEKPXECNECGKASGQSSYLSQHLRIHRGGKPFVCKECGKASRWSSELIRRQRVHARKEPSQCSEGEKVPRQNCPFV, from the exons atgaagaaaaaaaagaatgatgatttCTTGTGTTACAGAGTGCCCCTGGAAGACTCCAGCCGGTATGGGCCTTCTCCAGAGCTGGTCCAGGCTAGGATGGCAGTATCACCAACGGCAGCTGAAATTCTGGCCCTTCAGGGTAGACAGGATCAAGAGAAGATTATGACAATGACAATGGAGCCAAAGGAAGAGGAACAGGCTTGGGGGTATGAGCCCAGGCTACATGGGCACCACTCTCCCAGTCAAGAGATCTTCTGCGGACGCTTCAGGCAGCTCTGCCACCAGGAGACACCTGGTCCCCGGGAGGCCGGGGTGCTCTGCTGCGAGTGGCTGAGGCCCGACAGGCACACCAAGGAGCAGATCCTGGAGTTACTGGTGCTGGAGCAATTCCTGACCATCCTGCCTGGGGAGCTCCAATCCTGTGTGCGGGGACATCACCCTGAAAGTAGAGAGGAGGCTGTGACTGTGCTGGAGGGTTTAGAGAAAGGACTTGAGGAAGCGGGACTGCAG GTCCCAGGCCCTGCACATGGACTTGCCCAGGAAGAGCCGTGGGAGGAGAAGGCACCTCTGGGAGCAGCCCAGGAGGCTCCAAGCATCCGGCTCCAGCCTCAGGAGACCCAGCCTTTCCCAGAGAGTG AGCAGGGATGTTTACATTTTCCACCAGTTGTTGTGGAAGATGACCCGGAGCCCAAGGACAGAGGATCCTTGGCACAACCGCCCATTACTGGAGTGGAATCTCAGGTGTTCTCAGAAAAACCCACCACCGGCACCTCTGCATTTGAAGCTTCTTCTGAAGTTGAGGGTGCTTTAGAGCAGCAGCAGAGAAATCCCGAAGTGGAGGGACTGAGGCGGTGCCCTGCCCAGGGGAAAAGTTTCGGGTAGTTGGTTGTCACCCA AGGAAAACTCCAACATGAATGTCGTGAATGTGGTAAAGCCTT ATATAGCTCACACCTTATAATCCACCAGAGAATTCATTCTGGAGAGAAGCCCTTTAGGTGTAGTGACTGTGGGAAAACTTTCAATCAGAGCTCAAACCTCATTCAGCGTCAGAGAagtcatacaggagagaaaccctatgaatgtagtGCATGTGGAAAGTCCTTCAGGTGGCGTGCCCGTGTTGTTCAGCATCGGAGGATTCATTCAGGAGAGAAGC CTGAGTGCAATGAGTGTGGGAAGGCCTCCGGTCAAAGCTCATATCTGAGTCAGCATCTGAGAATCCACAGGGGAGGGAAACCGTTCGtctgtaaagaatgtgggaaagcctccAGGTGGAGTTCAGAGCTTATTAGACGTCAGAGAGTTCATGCCAGAAAAGAGCCTTCCCAGTGTTCTGAAGGTGAGAAAGTCCCCAGACAGAACTGTCCTTTTGTCTAG